A part of Anolis carolinensis isolate JA03-04 unplaced genomic scaffold, rAnoCar3.1.pri scaffold_10, whole genome shotgun sequence genomic DNA contains:
- the LOC100562778 gene encoding NTPase KAP family P-loop domain-containing protein 1: MLTVNREFQNKDDAYCFSLAKALYCVATPVTVGFFAPWGHCKNFLLDRIREYMRYQSWKKDQQEFHRTGLRQRGTTGWDLVSVILLMIFYRPVLTPQHRQRRNVQHVFIHFSAWEYAGSDQLWAGLITALCDGIENHFGLVPMSVYRTVGRKCGIVESSLPKEWVSKKYLCLPLWAAILLVLGVAVVVAVLIFLYGIPVGDASGDAIAVAEGVGATAVGITAAAAVRMGVMVLRNVVVNQKAQLERQMNRTDLSAQLGFMSNVKREVRIIAKFLQFMEIFQRRKLRVVLEITSLDRCSPDKVVGVLDAMNILLSDYEAPFISILVADPSVIVDCVENSLFMKGMANNGYDFLNRIITLPFSVPKTDHNTKMQLIQRMVQCKEEQENSFEDDEESGENFLLKNPAKETNTSMICCCCKSADQKMPGRSRDSSRVPLVVVHSPKMEEPHNRRCGKGFKAKDLIQEAFEYLLDDSMKEYVTDNTLQMKRIINNITVTVRLMATEVPRDKLCPQKVTAWVLLANQWPCRLSWILQCIEDDEQTGRLCEGQECQLTPDLFLWEVYEKYMEELDMLKAQLEKLLELDRDPELFHNFLCGRFRVQDANFFLPYTVNLDSSLKRHMELLRGSRNLKRINKTYGISKCILFGMSVEQICKEMDSLSLKEENAQRYKERLREHHLDGRALLYSDRNEVKDALGMGLGEWMAFCMHFLDSTPVPSALPLFPAKSWLGLQDSTLKGSQLSLSKENILR; this comes from the exons ATGCTCACAGTGAACAGAG AATTCCAAAACAAGGACGATGCCTACTGTTTTTCCCTAGCCAAGGCTCTCTATTGCGTTGCCACTCCAGTGACGGTCGGGTTTTTTGCCCCATGGGGACACTGCAAAAACTTCCTCTTGGATAGGATTCGAG AATATATGCGTTATCAATCCTGGAAAAAAGACCAACAGGAATTCCACCGGACAGGGTTGAGACAGAGAGGGACAACCGGTTGGGACCTGGTCTCCGTCATCCTCCTTATGATCTTCTATCGTCCCGTCCTGACACCTCAACACAGGCAGAGGAGGAATGTTCAGCACGTTTTTATTCACTTCAGTGCCTGGGAATACGCCGGGAGCGACCAGCTCTGGGCAGGCCTCATTACGGCTCTATGTGACGGCATCGAAAACCATTTCGGCCTGGTCCCGATGAGCGTCTACCGGACTGTAGGTCGGAAGTGCGGCATTGTTGAGTCGTCTCTACCCAAAGAATGGGTCAGCAAGAAATATCTCTGCCTACCCTTATGGGCCGCAATCCTTCTGGTGTTGGGAGTAGCTGTTGTGGTTGCCGTCCTCATCTTTCTGTACGGCATCCCGGTTGGTGATGCTTCTGGAGACGCCATTGCGGTGGCCGAGGGTGTCGGGGCCACGGCGGTGGGGATCACAGCAGCGGCGGCAGTCCGGATGGGTGTGATGGTGCTCCGGAACGTAGTGGTCAACCAAAAGGCTCAACTAGAGAGGCAGATGAACCGGACGGACCTCAGCGCCCAGCTGGGCTTCATGAGTAATGTCAAGAGGGAGGTCAGGATCATCGCCAAGTTCCTGCAGTTCATGGAGATCTTCCAGCGCAGGAAACTCCGGGTGGTTCTGGAAATCACCAGCTTGGACCGCTGCAGCCCCGACAAAGTGGTAGGTGTCCTGGATGCAATGAACATCCTCCTCTCGGACTACGAGGCCCCATTCATCTCCATCTTGGTGGCCGACCCGAGCGTGATCGTGGACTGCGTGGAGAACTCCCTGTTCATGAAAGGGATGGCCAACAATGGCTACGATTTCCTCAATCGCATCATCACCTTGCCCTTTTCGGTTCCCAAGACGGACCACAACACCAAGATGCAGCTGATCCAGAGAATGGTTCAATGCAAGGAGGAGCAAGAGAACAGTTTTGAAGACGACGAGGAATCGGGAGAAAATTTCCTGCTGAAGAACCCGGCTAAAGAGACAAACACGTCAATGATTTGCTGTTGCTGTAAATCCGCTGATCAGAAGATGCCCGGCAGAAGCAGAGACAGCAGCCGAGTGCCTTTAGTGGTGGTTCATTCCCCCAAGATGGAAGAGCCACACAATAGAAGATGCGGTAAAGGCTTCAAAGCCAAAGATTTGATCCAAGAGGCCTTTGAGTACTTGCTGGACGACAGCATGAAGGAGTACGTGACAGACAACACGTTGCAAATGAAACGGATCATCAACAACATCACTGTCACGGTGCGGCTCATGGCGACGGAGGTTCCTCGAGACAAGCTGTGTCCGCAAAAGGTCACCGCCTGGGTTCTCCTCGCCAACCAGTGGCCCTGCCGACTGAGTTGGATCTTGCAATGCATTGAGGACGATGAGCAGACGGGCCGCCTTTGCGAGGGCCAAGAGTGCCAGCTCACCCCGGACCTCTTCTTGTGGGAGGTGTACGAGAAGTACATGGAAGAGCTCGACATGCTCAAAGCCCAGCTGGAGAAGCTGCTGGAGCTGGACAGGGACCCGGAGCTTTTCCACAACTTCCTCTGCGGGCGTTTCCGGGTGCAGGACGCCAACTTCTTCCTGCCCTACACGGTCAACCTGGACTCTTCCTTGAAGAGGCACATGGAGCTCTTGCGGGGCAGCCGCAACCTCAAACGGATCAACAAGACCTACGGGATTTCCAAATGCATCCTCTTTGGGATGTCGGTAGAGCAGATCTGCAAAGAG ATGGACAGTCTTTCTCTGAAGGAAGAAAATGCCCAGCGGTACAAAGAGCGGTTGAGGGAGCATCACTTGGACGGCCGGGCGCTGCTTTATAGTGACCGAAACGAGGTCAAGGATGCCCTTGGCATGGGCCTGGGCGAATGGATGGCCTTCTGCATGCATTTCCTTGACTCCACCCCTGTCCCTTCTGCATTGCCGTTGTTCCCTGCAAAGAGCTGGCTAGGCTTGCAGGACAGCACACTGAAAGGAAGCCAGCTCTCCTTATCCAAAGAAAACATCCTCCGATAA